The Saccharomycodes ludwigii strain NBRC 1722 chromosome II, whole genome shotgun sequence genome window below encodes:
- the MSD1 gene encoding aspartate--tRNA ligase MSD1 (similar to Saccharomyces cerevisiae YPL104W | MSD1 | Mitochondrial aminoacyl-tRNA Synthetase Aspartate (D)), producing MLRSSISLTTKRCISVATNNDLTPPSLQSIKNKFHFFKTMQSVNDLKLNDSTVTLNGWIDSKPKKIGKNLIFGTFRDINGSKIQLVDSQNLLKNLNVEDCIQLQGKVKLKKVKKNTGLFDHNDLNNTEKYEISVSSLNILNSANKKPSQLYDLLTTENEANNNNFPAEYRYLQLRQPKYQSILKKRYEANKCIRNVLDSYGFIEVETPLLFKSTPEGAREFIVPTRNTSKFDNSPLFYALPQSPQQYKQLLMASGVHRYFQVAKCFRDEDLRADRQPEFTQIDMELSFANSEDVMEVVSDVVCQTWSKIAQTSLQTVDSNNHSIVLDIPVNTNKINTITYEQAMTKYGIDKPDLRFPQLQIINMSELGCRAYENEDYPIFEILIMRKAFTDLTEYSQNWESLLVNEDNYNYRVPTVVPITTKNNEIWFENFTSFATFENPKLMNKILNLEPGDIVLGSTREPNQLIFENPTPLGRARQLIIKNELGKKLYQVKNNNAPVASWVVDFPLFSPVEEKPQSPLINTRQQYPKYKKNEYTATHHPFTMLNIKDYDKFQNVNKDENMFLQTKGLHYDLVINGVELGGGSRRIHDPVLQKFIFDNILKVKNDDIFKHLLNAFEMGCPPHAGFAIGFDRMCAMMCNLESIRDVIAFPKSVTGSDLVVGSPSFVDDRTLKEYNIETLSTLKDK from the coding sequence ATGTTGAGGTCATCAATAAGTTTGACTACAAAAAGATGTATTAGCGTAGCCACTAATAATGATTTGACACCACCGTCTTTACAATCCATTAAGAATaagtttcatttttttaagacAATGCAATCCGTCAACGACTTGAAATTGAATGATTCTACTGTTACTTTAAATGGTTGGATTGATTCTAAACCGAAAAAAATTGgcaaaaatttaatatttggtACTTTTCGTGATATTAATGGATCTAAAATACAATTGGTTGATTCACagaatttattaaagaatttaaaTGTTGAAGACTGTATCCAACTTCAAGGTAAAgtcaaattgaaaaaagttaaaaaaaacacaggGTTATTCGATCATAATGATCTTAATAATACTGAGAAGTATGAAATATCTGTTTCTTCATTGAATATTCTAAATTCTGCCAACAAAAAACCTTCTCAATTATATGACTTATTAACTACAGAAAATGAAgctaataacaacaacttTCCCGCTGAATATAGATATTTACAATTGAGACAGCCTAAATATCAAAgcatattgaaaaaaagatatgaAGCTAATAAATGTATTAGAAACGTGTTAGATTCGTATGGTTTCATAGAAGTGGAAACacctttattatttaaatctaCACCAGAGGGTGCCAGGGAATTCATTGTACCAACAAGAAACACCAGCAAATTTGACAATTCTCCGTTATTTTATGCATTGCCACAGTCACCTCAACAATACAAACAGTTATTGATGGCCAGTGGGGTTCATAGATATTTCCAAGTAGCCAAATGTTTTAGAGATGAAGATTTAAGAGCTGATAGACAACCAGAATTTACTCAAATTGATATGGAATTGTCATTTGCTAACAGTGAAGATGTGATGGAAGTAGTTAGTGATGTTGTCTGTCAAACTTGGTCTAAAATAGCACAAACTTCTTTACAGACTGTTGATTCTAATAATCACTCAATTGTTTTGGATATACCCGTCAACACTAACAAGATCAACACAATCACCTACGAACAGGCCATGACTAAATATGGTATTGATAAGCCAGATTTACGTTTTCCTCAAttgcaaataataaatatgagTGAATTAGGATGCCGCGCctatgaaaatgaagattACCCAATCTTTGAGATTTTAATTATGAGAAAGGCGTTTACTGACCTAACGGAATACAGTCAGAACTGGGAAAGCTTGTTAGTCAATGAGGATAACTATAACTACAGAGTACCAACTGTGGTACCAATTACTACAAAGAATAATGAGATATggtttgaaaattttactTCATTTGCCACGTTTGAAAATCCaaaattaatgaataaAATCTTGAATTTGGAACCAGGCGATATTGTCCTAGGCTCTACTAGAGAGCCtaatcaattaatttttgaaaatccGACGCCATTGGGAAGAGCACGccaattaattattaaaaatgaattaggtaaaaaattatatcaggtgaaaaataataatgctcCAGTGGCTTCTTGGGTTGTAGATTTCCCATTATTTTCGCCAGTAGAAGAGAAACCGCAGTCTCCATTAATCAATACAAGACAGCAATACcctaaatacaaaaaaaatgagtaTACAGCAACACATCACCCATTTACTATGCTAAATATAAAGGACTACGATAAATTTCAGAATGTGaataaagatgaaaacATGTTTTTACAAACTAAAGGATTACATTACGACTTAGTAATCAACGGTGTTGAGTTAGGTGGAGGTTCAAGGAGAATCCATGATCCAGTTTTGCAAAAATTCatatttgataatattttgaagGTAAAGaatgatgatatttttaagcATTTATTAAATGCCTTTGAAATGGGATGTCCCCCACATGCTGGCTTTGCTATCGGATTTGATAGAATGTGTGCTATGATGTGTAATTTAGAAAGTATTAGAGATGTAATTGCATTTCCTAAGAGTGTTACTGGCTCCGATTTAGTTGTTGGAAGCCCAAGCTTTGTTGACGACAGAACTTTGAAAGAATATAACATTGAAACCTTATCAACACTAaaggataaataa
- the SWD3 gene encoding Swd3p (similar to Saccharomyces cerevisiae YBR175W | SWD3 | Set1c WD40 repeat protein) has protein sequence MALKQILTLQLLPKSHSYTSLSISPNGKYLALTTALQSITIYRISNNTNITSLIPHSKLYTDHLEGINKIIWSPDSQCIASASDDCTIEITHIKYGKLQTLIGHTAPVITIKYSYKGNLLFSGSMDESIKIWNVSASGIYSGSTFTNSSSLLTAPMKTISAHSDPVVVLDMPSKDSSILASGSFDGLIRIFDTQTGNCLKTLTYDKDWAKEGGLPIINLQFSYNGKYLLVKSMDGVLKLWDYVSGQVLRTFTCTASPDSSNDIDMTKNAAKVVSNESSLNGKHCTGISFLYETNNNNKVIIIDGDDFGDLKSWDVQTQTLLDNIKSANRSYDNCIIDLACHKNMVFSLSLNGLLSVWKWL, from the coding sequence ATGGCTTTAAAGCAAATTCTAACTCTTCAATTATTACCAAAAAGCCATAGTTACACATCATTGTCAATTTCACCAAATGGTAAATATTTGGCACTTACAACGGCATTACAAAGTATAACTATATACAGAATATCAAATAACACCAATATTACGTCACTTATTCCTCACTCAAAACTATATACAGATCATTTGGAGggaataaacaaaattatatgGTCACCAGACTCTCAATGCATTGCATCTGCCTCAGACGATTGTACCATTGAGATAACACATATTAAATACGGAAAATTACAAACCCTAATAGGTCACACTGCACCAGTAATCACTATAAAATATAGTTACAAAggtaatttattatttagtgGGTCAATGGACGaaagtattaaaatatgGAATGTGAGTGCAAGTGGTATATACAGTGGAAGTACTTTCACCAATAGTTCCTCGTTGCTCACTGCACCTATGAAAACAATTAGCGCACATTCAGAtcctgttgttgttttggaTATGCCAAGCAAAGATTCCTCCATCTTAGCGTCTGGTTCATTTGATGGACTAATTCGTATATTTGATACTCAAACAGGAAATTGCTTAAAGACTTTAACCTATGATAAGGATTGGGCTAAAGAAGGTGGACTACCtattataaatttacaATTTTCTTATAATGGTAAATATTTACTAGTAAAATCTATGGATGGTGTTTTAAAGCTTTGGGATTATGTTTCAGGCCAAGTGTTAAGAACTTTTACATGTACTGCAAGCCCTGATAGCAGTAACGATATAGATATGACTAAAAATGCCGCAAAAGTAGTTAGTAACGAATCTTCTTTGAACGGAAAACATTGCACTGGTATATCCTTTTTATATGAaaccaacaataacaataaagtGATTATTATAGATGGTGATGATTTTGGTGATCTAAAGTCCTGGGACGTTCAAACGCAAACTTTATTGGATAACATCAAGTCTGCCAATCGTAGTTATGACAATTGCATTATTGATTTAGCGTGCCATAAAAATATGGTTTTTTCATTAAGTTTAAATGGTTTATTAAGTGTATGGAAATGGTTATAG
- the UMP1 gene encoding Ump1p (similar to Saccharomyces cerevisiae YBR173C | UMP1 | Ubiquitin-Mediated Proteolysis), whose product MNVLPVTDYKSTISTASPNTITSNAVPSLPDRLRQQKGGAVPLSMTELSNKNKHPLEYHLNNYEKAQESRKLQQYRQIFGIAEPMKRMMDLNIINATDFAPVNSNGNISGNLPHRDILLNKEFTFDWEDVYKDDLEYNNEIGNDIHSKIEKNIGL is encoded by the coding sequence ATGAACGTTTTACCTGTTACTGATTATAAAAGTACTATAAGCACCGCCTCACCAAATACGATCACTTCTAATGCGGTTCCAAGTTTACCAGATAGGTTAAGACAGCAAAAAGGTGGTGCAGTACCATTAAGTATGACCGAGTTgagcaacaaaaataaacaccCACTGGaatatcatttaaataattacgAAAAAGCTCAAGAGTCTAGAAAATTACAACAATATAGGCAAATATTTGGTATAGCTGAACCAATGAAGAGAATGATggatttaaatattatcaatgCTACTGATTTTGCTCCTGTGAATAGCAATGGTAACATTAGTGGTAATTTACCACATAGAGATATCttattaaacaaagaaTTCACTTTTGATTGGGAGGACGTTTATAAGGATGATTTGGAGTATAACAACGAAATTGGAAATGATATACATagtaaaattgaaaagaataTTGGTTTATAA